In Bacteroidota bacterium, the following proteins share a genomic window:
- a CDS encoding TRAP transporter large permease subunit has product MPLVYVVLALAVLVLFGAPLFSIIGTISLLGFSSQGIDTAAIIVEMYRLASQPVLLAIPLFTVSGYFLAESKAPQRIVALAQALIGWMPGGLAIVVLASCAIFTAFTGGSGITIVALGGLVFPILIAEKYSEKFVLGLVTTSGSLGLLFPPSLPIILYGTVAEVSIDQLFRAGIVPGIVLVTVLAVYSIRQGIASKIERHPFDAKKLWAALKNVIWEIPLPFFIIGGIYGGYFTATEAAAVTAFYVFIVEVFIYKDLKITTDVPRVMKESMVLVGAILMILAMAMGLTSFLIDQQIPQRLFELIRQVVESKIVFLMILNLFLLVIGMMMEIFSAIVVVPLIVPIAKQYGVDPIHLGIIFLANLEIAYLMPPVGMNLFMSSFRFKKSIGKVTVATLPFILVLLAGLLIITYIPQLSLWLVK; this is encoded by the coding sequence ATGCCTCTCGTCTATGTTGTTCTCGCACTCGCCGTCCTTGTCCTTTTCGGAGCGCCGCTCTTTTCGATCATCGGGACCATATCGCTCCTGGGGTTTTCTTCGCAAGGGATCGACACGGCAGCGATCATCGTTGAAATGTACCGTCTTGCCAGCCAGCCGGTCCTGCTTGCGATTCCGCTGTTCACTGTTTCGGGATATTTTCTCGCTGAAAGCAAGGCGCCGCAGCGCATTGTCGCGCTCGCACAGGCGCTCATCGGTTGGATGCCCGGAGGATTGGCGATCGTTGTCCTCGCGAGCTGTGCGATCTTCACGGCGTTCACCGGCGGGTCGGGGATCACCATCGTCGCGCTTGGCGGCCTCGTCTTTCCGATCCTGATCGCCGAAAAATACAGCGAAAAATTCGTCCTCGGCCTCGTGACAACGTCCGGCAGCCTCGGCCTGCTCTTCCCGCCGAGCCTTCCGATCATTTTATACGGGACCGTCGCGGAGGTTTCGATCGATCAGTTGTTCCGGGCCGGCATTGTGCCGGGAATTGTGCTGGTGACCGTCCTGGCCGTTTACAGCATCCGGCAGGGGATCGCGTCAAAGATCGAGCGGCATCCGTTCGACGCGAAAAAATTATGGGCTGCGCTGAAAAATGTTATTTGGGAGATCCCGCTTCCCTTTTTCATCATCGGAGGGATCTACGGTGGGTATTTCACGGCGACCGAAGCAGCCGCCGTCACGGCGTTTTACGTCTTCATCGTGGAAGTGTTCATCTACAAGGACCTGAAGATCACGACCGACGTACCGCGGGTGATGAAGGAGAGCATGGTCCTTGTCGGCGCGATCTTGATGATCCTCGCGATGGCGATGGGGCTCACCAGCTTTTTGATCGATCAGCAAATACCGCAAAGACTCTTCGAGCTGATCCGTCAAGTGGTCGAAAGCAAGATCGTTTTCCTGATGATCCTGAACCTTTTCCTCCTGGTCATCGGCATGATGATGGAAATTTTTTCGGCGATCGTCGTTGTCCCTCTCATCGTTCCGATCGCGAAGCAGTACGGCGTCGACCCGATCCATCTCGGCATCATCTTCCTTGCCAACCTGGAGATCGCATACCTGATGCCTCCGGTCGGGATGAACCTGTTCATGTCGAGCTTTCGATTCAAGAAATCGATCGGCAAAGTGACCGTCGCGACGCTCCCGTTCATTCTTGTACTCCTGGCGGGATTACTGATCATCACGTACATCCCCCAACTCAGCCTGTGGCTGGTGAAGTAA